The Anomalospiza imberbis isolate Cuckoo-Finch-1a 21T00152 chromosome 7, ASM3175350v1, whole genome shotgun sequence genome has a window encoding:
- the MARCHF7 gene encoding E3 ubiquitin-protein ligase MARCHF7 isoform X3 translates to MESKPSRIPRRISVQASSSPVGSRTGNSLSGAYSTRESSWRLESGYQESSILNSSSRDWRIGERDTHETPWKLTASSPTRYSGTLDHPHSGRFLGSRSRLSTSSSSHFTSGCYGESERTQGAYSRLQSQQQDSDSKRPKLSCTSTSSVRSNGLTAFSDSTWRCSRIPRSSSVMLGSLGTDLVREQTQLERRTDLSVNNLVDPSYGNSDFSSSTYIQDRPASSYAEGARPKENSLSTLRLNAPMNRQLPSDHQPSFFNRDSNVSSSRSSYSSRQRRNELESPQRSVQPAFPLTAIRGETPSSSGSERILSSQRSLNESAADSEGRRTTRQLLSRLASSMSSTFFSRRSSQDPLHTRSLGSEESTVLPRIQATALSSSNGAATPEVPGLQSSEASQGFSFLGRRWGLSGVSQNRNSDSDGESYRPDTESRSTGSWLSSSLRNRCTPLFSRRRREGRDESTRISTPDTTSRSQHVFRRRESGEETSLEASDSPPQASVSRPTPAVSVISTATASPPDSALSGRSSGILPASLFRFAVPPTLGSSLSDNLMITVDIIPSGWNQSDGQESGKSKVPPSRDPERLQKIKESLLLEDSEDEEGDICRICQMSSASSDNLLIEPCKCTGSLQYVHQECMKKWLQSKINSGSSLEAVTTCELCKEKLHLNLEDFDIHELYRAHANEQADYEFISSGLYLVVLLHLCEQRFSDMLGTANEASTRVRFINLARTLQAHMEDIETSEDDSED, encoded by the exons ATGGAGTCAAAACCCTCAAGAATTCCTCGCAGGATATCTGTTCAGGcttccagctctcctgtagGATCTAGAACTGGAAACAGTTTATCTGGTGCATATAGTACAAGAGAATCTTCATGGAGATTAGAATCTGGATACCAG GAATCCAGCATATTGAATAGTTCCAGTAGAGACTGGAGAATTGGAGAAAGGGACACCCACGAAACTCCTTGGAAGCTTACAGCGTCGTCTCCAACtcgctactcagggacacttgATCACCCTCATTCTGGAAGATTTTTGGGAAGCAGAAGCAGATTG TCTACATCTTCTTCCTCTCATTTCACATCTGGGTGTTATGGTGAATCTGAGAGAACTCAGGGAGCATATTCAAGactgcagagccagcagcaagATAGTGATTCAAAGAGACCTAAACTATCTTGTACATCTACCTCTTCTGTGAGAAGTAATGGCTTGACTGCCTTTTCAG aTTCCACATGGAGATGCAGTAGGATTCCTAGATCTTCATCAGTAATGCTTGGCTCCCTTGGAACTGATCTGGTGAGAGAGCAAACACAGTTAGAAAGAAGAACAGATCTGTCTGTCAATAACCTGGTGGATCCCAGCTACGGAAACAGCGACTTTTCATCTTCAACGT ATATTCAAGACAGGCCTGCCTCTTCATATGCAGAGGGAGCAAGACCAAAAGAGAACTCATTAAGCACTTTGAGGCTGAATGCACCCATGAACCGCCAGTTGCCTTCTGATCATCAGCCATCTTTTTTCAACAGAGACTCTAACGTGAGCTCTTCAAGATCCAGCTATTCTTCAAGACAAAGGAGAAATGAATTGGAATCTCCCCAGAGGAGTGTGCAGCCAGCATTTCCTCTTACTGCCATTAGAGGTGAAACCCCTTCCTCAAGTGGTTCTGAAAGGATTTTATCTTCTCAGAGGTCATTGAATGAGTCTGCAGCTGACAGCGAAGGGAGGCGCACAACCAGACAGCTGCTGTCTCGTTTAGCATCTAGTATGTCATCTACATTTTTCTCTCGAAGGTCTAGCCAAGACCCATTGCATACAAGGTCATTAGGCTCTGAAGAGTCAACGGTGCTCCCAAGAATTCAAGCTACTGCTCTGTCAAGTAGTAATGGAGCTGCAACTCCAGAAGTTCCAGGACTTCAGTCATCCGAAGCTTCTCAGGGGTTCAGTTTTCTTGGACGAAGATGGGGTTTATCAGGAGTTTCACAGAATCGCAACTCTGATTCTGATGGGGAAAGTTACAGACCAGACACTGAAAGTAGGAGCACAGGATCCTGGTTGTCATCCTCTTTGAGGAACAGATGCACACCTCTCTTTTccagaagaagaagagaaggaagagatgaATCCACAAGGATCTCTACCCCTGATACAACTTCTAGATCACAACATGTCTTTAGAAGGAGAGAGTCAGGTGAGGAGACCTCTCTTGAAGCATCAGATAGCCCTCCTCAGGCTTCTGTTAGCAGACCAACGCCTGCAGTGTCTGTTATTTCTACAGCTACTGCCTCCCCACCAGATTCAGCCCTCAGTGGAAGAAGTTCGGGAATTCTGCCTGCTTCTCTCTTTCGCTTTGCAGTGCCTCCAACATTGGGAAGCAGTCTGTCTGACAATCTTATGATAACTGTAGATATTATTCCCTCTGGCTGGAATCAGTCTGACGGACAAGAAAGTGGCAAATCTAAAGTACCACCTTCAAGAGATCCGGAAAGACTccagaaaattaaagaaag CCTGCTTTTAGAAGATTCTGAAGATGAAGAGGGTGACATATGCAGAATCTGTCAGATGTCCTCTGCAAGTTCTGACAACCTTTTAATAGAGCCATGCAAATGCACTGGAAGTCTGCAGTATGTTCACCAGGAATGCATGAAAAAATGGCTGCAGTCAAAGATAAATTCAG GTTCTTCTTTGGAAGCAGTGACAACTTGTGAATTGTGCAAGGAGAAGTTGCATCTTAATCTGGAAGACTTTGACATTCATGAACTCTATAGGGCACATGCAAATGAACAA GCAGACTATGAATTTATCAGCTCTGGTCTCTACCTTGTAGTGTTGTTACACTTATGCGAGCAGCGCTTTTCTGATATGTTAGGAACGGCAAATGAGGCCAGCACACGTGTCAGA
- the MARCHF7 gene encoding E3 ubiquitin-protein ligase MARCHF7 isoform X1, translating to MSLYRIQRMESKPSRIPRRISVQASSSPVGSRTGNSLSGAYSTRESSWRLESGYQESSILNSSSRDWRIGERDTHETPWKLTASSPTRYSGTLDHPHSGRFLGSRSRLSTSSSSHFTSGCYGESERTQGAYSRLQSQQQDSDSKRPKLSCTSTSSVRSNGLTAFSDSTWRCSRIPRSSSVMLGSLGTDLVREQTQLERRTDLSVNNLVDPSYGNSDFSSSTYIQDRPASSYAEGARPKENSLSTLRLNAPMNRQLPSDHQPSFFNRDSNVSSSRSSYSSRQRRNELESPQRSVQPAFPLTAIRGETPSSSGSERILSSQRSLNESAADSEGRRTTRQLLSRLASSMSSTFFSRRSSQDPLHTRSLGSEESTVLPRIQATALSSSNGAATPEVPGLQSSEASQGFSFLGRRWGLSGVSQNRNSDSDGESYRPDTESRSTGSWLSSSLRNRCTPLFSRRRREGRDESTRISTPDTTSRSQHVFRRRESGEETSLEASDSPPQASVSRPTPAVSVISTATASPPDSALSGRSSGILPASLFRFAVPPTLGSSLSDNLMITVDIIPSGWNQSDGQESGKSKVPPSRDPERLQKIKESLLLEDSEDEEGDICRICQMSSASSDNLLIEPCKCTGSLQYVHQECMKKWLQSKINSGSSLEAVTTCELCKEKLHLNLEDFDIHELYRAHANEQADYEFISSGLYLVVLLHLCEQRFSDMLGTANEASTRVRLLKMTLKTDDGRTFILQETNGIAAEMLNWQGQHQHAFVLFLSLVKCALNITVVLEALLNSKSTAAQWSSVDLRTTQHV from the exons ATGTCCTTGTACAGGATACAAAGGATGGAGTCAAAACCCTCAAGAATTCCTCGCAGGATATCTGTTCAGGcttccagctctcctgtagGATCTAGAACTGGAAACAGTTTATCTGGTGCATATAGTACAAGAGAATCTTCATGGAGATTAGAATCTGGATACCAG GAATCCAGCATATTGAATAGTTCCAGTAGAGACTGGAGAATTGGAGAAAGGGACACCCACGAAACTCCTTGGAAGCTTACAGCGTCGTCTCCAACtcgctactcagggacacttgATCACCCTCATTCTGGAAGATTTTTGGGAAGCAGAAGCAGATTG TCTACATCTTCTTCCTCTCATTTCACATCTGGGTGTTATGGTGAATCTGAGAGAACTCAGGGAGCATATTCAAGactgcagagccagcagcaagATAGTGATTCAAAGAGACCTAAACTATCTTGTACATCTACCTCTTCTGTGAGAAGTAATGGCTTGACTGCCTTTTCAG aTTCCACATGGAGATGCAGTAGGATTCCTAGATCTTCATCAGTAATGCTTGGCTCCCTTGGAACTGATCTGGTGAGAGAGCAAACACAGTTAGAAAGAAGAACAGATCTGTCTGTCAATAACCTGGTGGATCCCAGCTACGGAAACAGCGACTTTTCATCTTCAACGT ATATTCAAGACAGGCCTGCCTCTTCATATGCAGAGGGAGCAAGACCAAAAGAGAACTCATTAAGCACTTTGAGGCTGAATGCACCCATGAACCGCCAGTTGCCTTCTGATCATCAGCCATCTTTTTTCAACAGAGACTCTAACGTGAGCTCTTCAAGATCCAGCTATTCTTCAAGACAAAGGAGAAATGAATTGGAATCTCCCCAGAGGAGTGTGCAGCCAGCATTTCCTCTTACTGCCATTAGAGGTGAAACCCCTTCCTCAAGTGGTTCTGAAAGGATTTTATCTTCTCAGAGGTCATTGAATGAGTCTGCAGCTGACAGCGAAGGGAGGCGCACAACCAGACAGCTGCTGTCTCGTTTAGCATCTAGTATGTCATCTACATTTTTCTCTCGAAGGTCTAGCCAAGACCCATTGCATACAAGGTCATTAGGCTCTGAAGAGTCAACGGTGCTCCCAAGAATTCAAGCTACTGCTCTGTCAAGTAGTAATGGAGCTGCAACTCCAGAAGTTCCAGGACTTCAGTCATCCGAAGCTTCTCAGGGGTTCAGTTTTCTTGGACGAAGATGGGGTTTATCAGGAGTTTCACAGAATCGCAACTCTGATTCTGATGGGGAAAGTTACAGACCAGACACTGAAAGTAGGAGCACAGGATCCTGGTTGTCATCCTCTTTGAGGAACAGATGCACACCTCTCTTTTccagaagaagaagagaaggaagagatgaATCCACAAGGATCTCTACCCCTGATACAACTTCTAGATCACAACATGTCTTTAGAAGGAGAGAGTCAGGTGAGGAGACCTCTCTTGAAGCATCAGATAGCCCTCCTCAGGCTTCTGTTAGCAGACCAACGCCTGCAGTGTCTGTTATTTCTACAGCTACTGCCTCCCCACCAGATTCAGCCCTCAGTGGAAGAAGTTCGGGAATTCTGCCTGCTTCTCTCTTTCGCTTTGCAGTGCCTCCAACATTGGGAAGCAGTCTGTCTGACAATCTTATGATAACTGTAGATATTATTCCCTCTGGCTGGAATCAGTCTGACGGACAAGAAAGTGGCAAATCTAAAGTACCACCTTCAAGAGATCCGGAAAGACTccagaaaattaaagaaag CCTGCTTTTAGAAGATTCTGAAGATGAAGAGGGTGACATATGCAGAATCTGTCAGATGTCCTCTGCAAGTTCTGACAACCTTTTAATAGAGCCATGCAAATGCACTGGAAGTCTGCAGTATGTTCACCAGGAATGCATGAAAAAATGGCTGCAGTCAAAGATAAATTCAG GTTCTTCTTTGGAAGCAGTGACAACTTGTGAATTGTGCAAGGAGAAGTTGCATCTTAATCTGGAAGACTTTGACATTCATGAACTCTATAGGGCACATGCAAATGAACAA GCAGACTATGAATTTATCAGCTCTGGTCTCTACCTTGTAGTGTTGTTACACTTATGCGAGCAGCGCTTTTCTGATATGTTAGGAACGGCAAATGAGGCCAGCACACGTGTCAGA
- the MARCHF7 gene encoding E3 ubiquitin-protein ligase MARCHF7 isoform X2 produces the protein MESKPSRIPRRISVQASSSPVGSRTGNSLSGAYSTRESSWRLESGYQESSILNSSSRDWRIGERDTHETPWKLTASSPTRYSGTLDHPHSGRFLGSRSRLSTSSSSHFTSGCYGESERTQGAYSRLQSQQQDSDSKRPKLSCTSTSSVRSNGLTAFSDSTWRCSRIPRSSSVMLGSLGTDLVREQTQLERRTDLSVNNLVDPSYGNSDFSSSTYIQDRPASSYAEGARPKENSLSTLRLNAPMNRQLPSDHQPSFFNRDSNVSSSRSSYSSRQRRNELESPQRSVQPAFPLTAIRGETPSSSGSERILSSQRSLNESAADSEGRRTTRQLLSRLASSMSSTFFSRRSSQDPLHTRSLGSEESTVLPRIQATALSSSNGAATPEVPGLQSSEASQGFSFLGRRWGLSGVSQNRNSDSDGESYRPDTESRSTGSWLSSSLRNRCTPLFSRRRREGRDESTRISTPDTTSRSQHVFRRRESGEETSLEASDSPPQASVSRPTPAVSVISTATASPPDSALSGRSSGILPASLFRFAVPPTLGSSLSDNLMITVDIIPSGWNQSDGQESGKSKVPPSRDPERLQKIKESLLLEDSEDEEGDICRICQMSSASSDNLLIEPCKCTGSLQYVHQECMKKWLQSKINSGSSLEAVTTCELCKEKLHLNLEDFDIHELYRAHANEQADYEFISSGLYLVVLLHLCEQRFSDMLGTANEASTRVRLLKMTLKTDDGRTFILQETNGIAAEMLNWQGQHQHAFVLFLSLVKCALNITVVLEALLNSKSTAAQWSSVDLRTTQHV, from the exons ATGGAGTCAAAACCCTCAAGAATTCCTCGCAGGATATCTGTTCAGGcttccagctctcctgtagGATCTAGAACTGGAAACAGTTTATCTGGTGCATATAGTACAAGAGAATCTTCATGGAGATTAGAATCTGGATACCAG GAATCCAGCATATTGAATAGTTCCAGTAGAGACTGGAGAATTGGAGAAAGGGACACCCACGAAACTCCTTGGAAGCTTACAGCGTCGTCTCCAACtcgctactcagggacacttgATCACCCTCATTCTGGAAGATTTTTGGGAAGCAGAAGCAGATTG TCTACATCTTCTTCCTCTCATTTCACATCTGGGTGTTATGGTGAATCTGAGAGAACTCAGGGAGCATATTCAAGactgcagagccagcagcaagATAGTGATTCAAAGAGACCTAAACTATCTTGTACATCTACCTCTTCTGTGAGAAGTAATGGCTTGACTGCCTTTTCAG aTTCCACATGGAGATGCAGTAGGATTCCTAGATCTTCATCAGTAATGCTTGGCTCCCTTGGAACTGATCTGGTGAGAGAGCAAACACAGTTAGAAAGAAGAACAGATCTGTCTGTCAATAACCTGGTGGATCCCAGCTACGGAAACAGCGACTTTTCATCTTCAACGT ATATTCAAGACAGGCCTGCCTCTTCATATGCAGAGGGAGCAAGACCAAAAGAGAACTCATTAAGCACTTTGAGGCTGAATGCACCCATGAACCGCCAGTTGCCTTCTGATCATCAGCCATCTTTTTTCAACAGAGACTCTAACGTGAGCTCTTCAAGATCCAGCTATTCTTCAAGACAAAGGAGAAATGAATTGGAATCTCCCCAGAGGAGTGTGCAGCCAGCATTTCCTCTTACTGCCATTAGAGGTGAAACCCCTTCCTCAAGTGGTTCTGAAAGGATTTTATCTTCTCAGAGGTCATTGAATGAGTCTGCAGCTGACAGCGAAGGGAGGCGCACAACCAGACAGCTGCTGTCTCGTTTAGCATCTAGTATGTCATCTACATTTTTCTCTCGAAGGTCTAGCCAAGACCCATTGCATACAAGGTCATTAGGCTCTGAAGAGTCAACGGTGCTCCCAAGAATTCAAGCTACTGCTCTGTCAAGTAGTAATGGAGCTGCAACTCCAGAAGTTCCAGGACTTCAGTCATCCGAAGCTTCTCAGGGGTTCAGTTTTCTTGGACGAAGATGGGGTTTATCAGGAGTTTCACAGAATCGCAACTCTGATTCTGATGGGGAAAGTTACAGACCAGACACTGAAAGTAGGAGCACAGGATCCTGGTTGTCATCCTCTTTGAGGAACAGATGCACACCTCTCTTTTccagaagaagaagagaaggaagagatgaATCCACAAGGATCTCTACCCCTGATACAACTTCTAGATCACAACATGTCTTTAGAAGGAGAGAGTCAGGTGAGGAGACCTCTCTTGAAGCATCAGATAGCCCTCCTCAGGCTTCTGTTAGCAGACCAACGCCTGCAGTGTCTGTTATTTCTACAGCTACTGCCTCCCCACCAGATTCAGCCCTCAGTGGAAGAAGTTCGGGAATTCTGCCTGCTTCTCTCTTTCGCTTTGCAGTGCCTCCAACATTGGGAAGCAGTCTGTCTGACAATCTTATGATAACTGTAGATATTATTCCCTCTGGCTGGAATCAGTCTGACGGACAAGAAAGTGGCAAATCTAAAGTACCACCTTCAAGAGATCCGGAAAGACTccagaaaattaaagaaag CCTGCTTTTAGAAGATTCTGAAGATGAAGAGGGTGACATATGCAGAATCTGTCAGATGTCCTCTGCAAGTTCTGACAACCTTTTAATAGAGCCATGCAAATGCACTGGAAGTCTGCAGTATGTTCACCAGGAATGCATGAAAAAATGGCTGCAGTCAAAGATAAATTCAG GTTCTTCTTTGGAAGCAGTGACAACTTGTGAATTGTGCAAGGAGAAGTTGCATCTTAATCTGGAAGACTTTGACATTCATGAACTCTATAGGGCACATGCAAATGAACAA GCAGACTATGAATTTATCAGCTCTGGTCTCTACCTTGTAGTGTTGTTACACTTATGCGAGCAGCGCTTTTCTGATATGTTAGGAACGGCAAATGAGGCCAGCACACGTGTCAGA